In Paracoccus sp. N5, a single window of DNA contains:
- a CDS encoding dimethylsulfonioproprionate lyase family protein: protein MERPQELQDFLDIALPAMQARAVGAQSRASLAWIARAAATPAAPGAAPARLPVVEQVLARALDRPAQAPDLAALLAALRALAPRLCWRRRGGHATAGPGFEGGHANAMLLGPGGIEERRDLWIGLSLLAPGIRYPDHQHAPEETYLVLSPGQFWQAGGDWFQPGLGGSFYNPPNILHAMQAGEEPLLALWALRPEREAASRKPRLAAP from the coding sequence ATGGAACGACCGCAGGAATTGCAGGATTTCCTGGACATCGCCTTGCCCGCCATGCAGGCGCGGGCAGTCGGTGCGCAATCGCGGGCCTCGCTGGCCTGGATCGCCAGGGCCGCGGCCACGCCTGCCGCGCCCGGCGCCGCCCCGGCCCGCCTGCCGGTGGTCGAGCAGGTGCTGGCGCGGGCGCTGGACCGCCCGGCCCAGGCGCCCGATCTGGCAGCGCTGCTGGCGGCGTTGCGGGCCTTGGCGCCGCGGCTCTGCTGGCGCCGGCGCGGCGGCCATGCCACCGCCGGCCCCGGCTTCGAGGGCGGCCATGCCAATGCCATGCTGCTGGGGCCGGGCGGGATCGAGGAACGCCGCGACCTGTGGATCGGGCTCAGCCTGCTGGCGCCGGGCATCCGCTATCCCGACCACCAGCACGCGCCCGAGGAAACCTATCTGGTGCTCTCGCCCGGCCAGTTCTGGCAGGCGGGCGGCGACTGGTTCCAGCCCGGCCTCGGCGGCAGCTTCTACAATCCGCCGAACATCCTGCACGCCATGCAAGCCGGGGAGGAGCCGCTGCTGGCGCTCTGGGCGCTGCGGCCGGAACGCGAGGCGGCCTCGCGCAAGCCGCGGCTTGCAGCGCCCTGA
- the hpbA gene encoding N-methyl-L-proline N-demethylase HpbA, whose amino-acid sequence MSNDPLLQPFQLKHLTLRNRIMITSHEPAYPEDGMPKDRYRAYHVERAKAGVALTMTAGSASVSRDSPPVFNNILAWKDEVVGWMRQLADECHDHGCAVMIQLTHLGRRTRWDKADWLPVVSPSHEREAAHRSFPKKLEDWDIARIIGDYVDAAERMQAAGLDGLELQAYGHLMDQFWSPLTNDLDGPYGGSLDNRLRFTFDILKGIRERCGEDFLLGVRYTGDECLPGGFGADEGIAISQKLKDSGLVDFLNVVRGHIDTDAGLTDVIPVQGMRNAPHLDFAGQIRKATNFPTFHAAKIPDVPTARHAIAAGLVDMVGMTRAHMADPHLVRKVVEGREDDIRPCVGANYCLDRIYQGGLAFCLHNAATGREETMPQTIPPAAVKKRITIVGAGPGGMEAARVAAERGHAVTVFEAADRPGGQIRLTALQERRREMISIIAWRQAMCEKHGVTFNFNTFAAADDVLATRPDEVVIATGGLPHTEVLEAGNELVCSAWDILSGDVKPGHNVLVYDDAGDHAALQAADLIAATGAKVEIVTPDRSFSPEVMAMNLVPYMRSLQKRDTTFTVTWRLQSVAREGNRLRATLGSDYGGVTRDRLVDQVVVNHGTRPLDELYFDLKPQSSNLGEVDYEALTTGGLQEVRKNPEGKFRLFRIGDAVAARNTHAAIYDALRLVKDL is encoded by the coding sequence ATGTCGAACGATCCCCTCTTGCAGCCGTTCCAGCTGAAGCACCTGACGCTTCGCAACCGGATCATGATCACCAGCCACGAACCGGCCTATCCCGAGGACGGCATGCCCAAGGACCGCTATCGCGCCTATCACGTCGAGCGGGCGAAGGCCGGGGTGGCGCTGACCATGACGGCGGGCTCGGCCTCGGTCTCGCGCGACAGCCCGCCGGTGTTCAACAATATCCTGGCCTGGAAGGACGAGGTCGTCGGCTGGATGAGGCAGCTCGCCGACGAATGCCACGATCACGGCTGCGCGGTAATGATCCAGCTGACCCACCTGGGCCGGCGCACTCGCTGGGACAAGGCGGACTGGCTGCCCGTCGTCTCGCCCAGCCACGAACGCGAGGCGGCGCACCGCTCCTTTCCGAAGAAGCTCGAGGACTGGGACATCGCCCGCATCATCGGCGACTATGTCGATGCGGCCGAGCGGATGCAGGCCGCGGGTCTGGACGGGCTGGAACTGCAGGCCTATGGCCACCTGATGGACCAGTTCTGGTCGCCGCTGACCAATGACCTGGACGGCCCCTATGGCGGCAGCCTGGACAACCGACTGCGCTTCACCTTCGACATCCTGAAGGGCATCCGCGAACGCTGCGGCGAGGATTTCCTGCTGGGCGTGCGCTATACCGGCGACGAATGCCTGCCCGGCGGCTTTGGCGCCGACGAGGGCATCGCCATCTCGCAAAAGCTCAAGGACAGCGGGCTGGTCGATTTCCTGAACGTGGTGCGCGGCCATATCGATACCGACGCCGGGCTGACCGACGTGATCCCGGTGCAGGGCATGAGGAACGCGCCGCACCTGGATTTTGCCGGCCAAATCCGCAAGGCCACGAATTTCCCGACCTTCCACGCCGCCAAGATCCCCGACGTGCCGACGGCGCGCCACGCCATCGCCGCCGGGCTGGTCGACATGGTCGGCATGACGCGCGCCCACATGGCCGACCCGCATCTGGTGCGCAAGGTCGTCGAGGGCCGCGAGGACGACATCCGCCCCTGCGTCGGCGCGAACTATTGCCTCGACCGCATCTATCAGGGCGGGCTGGCCTTCTGCCTGCACAACGCGGCGACGGGTCGCGAAGAAACCATGCCGCAGACCATCCCGCCGGCGGCGGTGAAGAAGCGCATCACCATCGTCGGCGCCGGTCCGGGGGGCATGGAAGCCGCCCGCGTCGCCGCCGAGCGCGGCCACGCGGTCACGGTCTTCGAGGCCGCCGACCGGCCCGGCGGTCAGATCCGCCTGACCGCGCTGCAAGAGCGCCGGCGCGAGATGATCTCGATCATCGCCTGGCGCCAGGCCATGTGCGAAAAGCACGGCGTCACCTTCAACTTCAACACCTTCGCCGCGGCGGATGACGTGCTCGCGACCCGGCCCGACGAGGTTGTCATCGCCACCGGCGGGTTGCCGCATACCGAGGTTCTGGAGGCCGGCAACGAGCTGGTCTGCTCGGCCTGGGACATCCTGTCGGGCGACGTGAAGCCGGGCCATAACGTGCTGGTCTATGACGATGCGGGCGATCATGCCGCGCTGCAGGCCGCCGACCTGATCGCCGCGACCGGGGCGAAGGTCGAGATCGTGACCCCGGACCGCAGCTTCTCGCCCGAGGTCATGGCGATGAACCTGGTGCCCTATATGCGCAGCCTGCAAAAGCGCGACACCACCTTCACCGTCACTTGGCGGCTGCAATCGGTCGCGCGCGAGGGCAATCGGCTGCGCGCCACGCTGGGCAGCGATTACGGCGGCGTCACCCGCGACCGGCTGGTCGATCAGGTGGTGGTGAACCATGGCACCCGGCCGCTGGACGAGTTGTATTTCGACCTCAAGCCGCAATCCTCGAACCTGGGCGAGGTGGATTACGAGGCGCTGACCACCGGCGGCTTGCAAGAGGTGCGCAAGAACCCCGAGGGCAAGTTCCGGCTGTTCCGCATCGGCGATGCGGTGGCGGCGCGCAATACCCATGCCGCGATCTACGACGCCTTGCGGCTGGTCAAGGATCTGTAA
- a CDS encoding TetR/AcrR family transcriptional regulator, translating into MDQANASETGWRGSREGWLEAGYQALIESGIDAVKILPLAKRLNLSRTSFYWFFEDREALLSALLDGWELRTTRPLIDSTTQYAETRAEAMLNVLTCFLAPGVFDSRLEFAVRSWSLQDQNVAARIKAADQARLEALTQMLAKWGIAPDEADIRARTIYLVQIGYISMQADEDIETRLARIPTYVKIYADELPEPREMARFNARFRR; encoded by the coding sequence ATGGATCAGGCGAACGCATCCGAAACGGGCTGGCGAGGGTCGCGCGAGGGCTGGCTCGAGGCCGGCTATCAGGCGCTGATCGAAAGCGGCATCGACGCGGTCAAGATCCTGCCGCTGGCCAAGCGGCTGAACCTGTCGCGCACCAGCTTCTACTGGTTCTTCGAGGATCGCGAGGCGCTGCTTTCGGCGCTGCTCGACGGCTGGGAGCTGCGCACGACCCGGCCGCTGATCGATTCGACCACGCAATATGCCGAGACCCGGGCCGAGGCGATGCTGAACGTGCTGACCTGCTTCCTGGCGCCGGGCGTCTTCGATTCGCGGCTGGAATTCGCGGTGCGCAGCTGGTCGCTGCAGGACCAGAACGTGGCGGCGCGGATCAAGGCCGCCGACCAGGCCCGGCTCGAGGCGCTGACGCAGATGCTGGCGAAATGGGGCATTGCCCCGGACGAGGCCGACATCCGCGCCCGCACCATCTATCTGGTGCAGATCGGCTATATCTCGATGCAGGCGGACGAGGACATCGAGACCCGGCTGGCCCGCATCCCCACCTATGTCAAGATCTACGCCGACGAACTGCCCGAGCCGCGCGAAATGGCGCGTTTCAACGCCCGCTTCCGCCGCTGA
- a CDS encoding pyrroline-5-carboxylate reductase dimerization domain-containing protein: protein MRVGIIGATGWLGSALGQHLLSGRVIPAQALVLLNRSGPRADYHGHHPHWAADAAELVALADVIVVSVRPEDWPGLALQAPGKLVLSFMAGVGADLLAGSGGRIVRAMPNAAAESGRSYSPFWAAPGVTPEDREAVRRILGAIGTTDELPAEAQIDLMTALPGSGAAYPALMAMAMADFMAGHGVPEAIAWRAVEAAVCGGAAMLAGRPQRAVELVAAYRDYRGTTAAGIEAAEAAGFPQAVARALEAATEKARHLVAASPT, encoded by the coding sequence ATGCGTGTGGGGATCATCGGCGCGACGGGATGGTTGGGATCGGCCCTTGGGCAGCACCTGCTGTCTGGCCGGGTGATCCCGGCCCAGGCGCTGGTGCTGCTCAATCGCAGCGGTCCGCGCGCCGACTACCACGGCCACCACCCGCATTGGGCCGCCGATGCCGCCGAGCTGGTGGCGCTGGCGGATGTCATCGTGGTTTCCGTCCGCCCCGAGGACTGGCCGGGCCTTGCGCTGCAGGCGCCGGGCAAGCTGGTCCTGTCCTTCATGGCCGGGGTCGGCGCCGATCTGCTGGCGGGTTCGGGCGGGCGGATCGTGCGCGCCATGCCCAATGCCGCCGCCGAAAGCGGCCGTTCCTATTCGCCCTTCTGGGCCGCGCCGGGCGTCACGCCCGAGGATCGCGAGGCCGTGCGCCGCATCCTGGGCGCCATCGGCACCACCGACGAATTGCCGGCCGAGGCGCAGATCGACCTGATGACCGCCCTGCCCGGCTCGGGCGCCGCCTATCCGGCGCTGATGGCCATGGCCATGGCGGATTTCATGGCCGGCCATGGCGTGCCGGAAGCCATTGCCTGGCGCGCGGTCGAGGCCGCGGTCTGCGGCGGCGCCGCCATGCTGGCGGGCCGGCCGCAACGGGCGGTCGAACTGGTCGCGGCCTATCGCGACTATCGCGGCACCACCGCCGCCGGGATCGAGGCCGCCGAGGCCGCCGGTTTCCCGCAGGCGGTCGCGCGCGCGCTTGAAGCAGCCACGGAAAAGGCGCGCCACCTGGTCGCGGCTTCTCCGACCTAG
- a CDS encoding ABC transporter substrate-binding protein: protein MKKLAFAIAAAIPAAGFSTMAQADCGSFTIASMNWQSAEVLASLDQFILNNGYGCSVDITTSDTVPAITSLVEKGQPEVVPEAWVDLVPEVVAGGLKDGKIVEMARSLSDGGQQGWYIPRYMLDEHPNLNKIEEILAHPELFPAPEDPSKGAIYNGPQGWGGTIITTQLAKAFDVEGKGFTLVDTGSAAGLDGSMAKAYEQKAPWLGFYWSPTSMLGKYDMVAVDFGVPNDMEEWKRCTSVAECTDPKPNAFPRDNVFTLVSKDFADKTDAGVLDYFKKRSWTNDTVNQLMAWMTDNQATGEDGARQFLKDHPEMWTEWVSPEAAEKIKAAL from the coding sequence ATGAAAAAACTTGCATTCGCCATCGCCGCCGCCATCCCGGCGGCGGGTTTCTCGACCATGGCGCAGGCCGATTGCGGCTCGTTCACCATCGCCAGCATGAACTGGCAAAGCGCCGAGGTTCTGGCCAGCCTCGACCAGTTCATCCTGAACAACGGCTATGGTTGCAGCGTCGACATCACCACCAGCGACACCGTGCCGGCCATCACCTCGCTGGTCGAGAAGGGCCAGCCCGAGGTGGTGCCGGAGGCCTGGGTTGACCTGGTGCCGGAAGTCGTGGCCGGCGGGCTGAAGGACGGCAAGATCGTCGAGATGGCGCGCTCGCTGTCGGATGGCGGCCAGCAGGGCTGGTATATCCCGCGCTACATGCTGGACGAACATCCGAACCTGAACAAGATCGAAGAGATCCTCGCCCATCCCGAGCTGTTCCCGGCGCCCGAGGATCCGTCGAAGGGCGCGATCTACAACGGCCCGCAGGGCTGGGGCGGCACCATCATCACGACGCAGCTCGCCAAGGCCTTCGACGTCGAGGGCAAGGGCTTCACCCTGGTCGACACCGGCTCGGCGGCGGGCTTGGACGGCTCGATGGCCAAGGCATACGAGCAGAAGGCGCCGTGGCTGGGCTTCTACTGGTCGCCGACCTCGATGCTGGGCAAATACGACATGGTGGCGGTCGATTTCGGCGTGCCGAACGACATGGAGGAATGGAAGCGCTGCACCTCGGTCGCGGAATGCACCGACCCGAAGCCCAATGCCTTCCCGCGCGACAACGTCTTCACCCTGGTCTCGAAGGATTTTGCCGACAAGACCGACGCCGGCGTGCTGGACTATTTCAAGAAGCGCAGCTGGACCAATGACACCGTGAACCAGCTGATGGCGTGGATGACCGACAACCAGGCCACGGGCGAGGATGGCGCGCGCCAGTTCCTCAAGGACCACCCCGAGATGTGGACCGAATGGGTCAGCCCGGAAGCGGCCGAAAAGATCAAGGCGGCGCTCTGA
- a CDS encoding proline/glycine betaine ABC transporter permease, producing MAWFNEFPQLNDGFLRDLKKVIDDGFRAFTRAYGDAIESVFEPLRLFLIWSENLLTNTPWPIILAVVAAIAWFASRSVKIVIASIVTLCLIGIFGMWADTMKTISMILTSTLLAIAVGLPIGILMSRSDRVQAFVNPVLDVMQTMPSFVYLIPVVMLLGIGKVPGLIAVVIYAIPPMIRLTNLGIRQVDGEVLEAADAFGSSKWQRLVKAELPLALPTIMAGINQTIMMALAMVVIASMIGVQGLGQPVLKAISNQYFTLGLFNGLAIVGIAILFDRISQAWGHRLQKHRGGGHV from the coding sequence ATGGCTTGGTTCAACGAGTTTCCCCAGCTGAATGACGGTTTCCTCCGTGACCTGAAGAAGGTCATCGACGATGGCTTCCGCGCTTTCACGCGCGCCTACGGCGACGCCATCGAGAGCGTTTTCGAGCCGCTGCGCCTGTTCCTGATCTGGTCCGAGAACCTGCTGACCAACACCCCCTGGCCGATCATCCTGGCCGTGGTCGCTGCCATCGCCTGGTTCGCCAGCCGCAGCGTCAAGATCGTCATCGCCAGCATCGTGACGCTGTGCCTGATCGGCATCTTCGGCATGTGGGCCGACACGATGAAGACCATCTCGATGATCCTGACCTCGACGCTGCTGGCCATCGCGGTCGGGCTGCCGATCGGCATCCTGATGTCGCGCTCGGACCGGGTGCAGGCCTTCGTGAATCCGGTCCTCGACGTGATGCAGACCATGCCCAGCTTCGTCTACCTGATCCCGGTGGTCATGCTTCTGGGCATCGGCAAGGTGCCGGGGCTGATCGCGGTGGTGATCTATGCCATCCCGCCGATGATCCGGCTGACCAACCTTGGCATCCGCCAGGTCGACGGCGAGGTGCTGGAGGCCGCCGACGCCTTCGGCTCCTCGAAATGGCAGCGCCTGGTCAAGGCCGAGCTGCCGCTGGCGCTGCCCACCATCATGGCGGGCATCAACCAGACCATCATGATGGCGCTGGCCATGGTCGTCATCGCCTCGATGATCGGCGTGCAGGGCCTGGGCCAGCCGGTGCTGAAGGCGATCTCGAACCAGTATTTCACGCTCGGGCTGTTCAACGGCCTGGCCATCGTCGGCATCGCCATCCTGTTCGACCGCATCAGCCAGGCCTGGGGCCACCGGTTGCAGAAACATCGCGGAGGCGGCCATGTCTGA
- a CDS encoding glycine betaine/L-proline ABC transporter ATP-binding protein has translation MSEPIGIEIKSLFKIFGPRGATFIDAVNRGMTKQELNEKHRHVLGLRDINISIPAGAIQVVMGLSGSGKSTLIRHINRLIDPTAGQILIEGQDVVKMFPDELRAFRRHKTAMVFQKFALLPHRTVLDNVGYGLEVQGVDSAARNKVSMRWIERVGLKGFEAKYPAQLSGGMQQRVGLARALANDAPILLMDEAYSALDPLIRYDMQTVLLDLQKEVRKTIVFITHDLDEALRIGDRIALLRDGSVIQQGSGQDIVLHPADDYVTNFVQHVDRGKVVQVGSVMEPLNGTTPEAAIRADVTLTEALRDMMGRGVQALGVEDAQGRPVGQLTLKRAISVSAGA, from the coding sequence ATGTCTGAACCCATCGGCATCGAGATCAAGAGCCTGTTCAAGATCTTCGGCCCGCGCGGCGCCACATTCATCGACGCGGTCAACCGCGGCATGACCAAGCAGGAGCTGAACGAGAAGCACCGCCATGTGCTGGGCCTGCGCGACATCAACATCAGCATACCCGCAGGGGCGATCCAAGTGGTGATGGGGCTGTCCGGCTCGGGCAAGTCGACCCTGATCCGCCACATCAACCGGCTGATCGACCCGACCGCGGGCCAGATCCTGATCGAGGGTCAGGACGTGGTGAAGATGTTCCCGGACGAGCTGCGCGCCTTTCGCCGCCACAAGACGGCCATGGTGTTCCAGAAATTCGCGCTGCTGCCGCATCGCACCGTGCTGGACAACGTGGGCTACGGGCTCGAGGTGCAGGGCGTCGATTCCGCGGCCCGCAACAAGGTCTCGATGCGCTGGATCGAGCGGGTCGGGCTGAAGGGCTTCGAGGCGAAATATCCCGCGCAGCTGTCGGGCGGCATGCAGCAGCGGGTGGGGCTGGCGCGCGCGCTGGCCAATGACGCGCCGATCCTGCTGATGGACGAGGCCTATTCGGCGCTGGACCCCCTGATCCGCTATGACATGCAGACGGTGCTGCTGGACCTGCAAAAGGAGGTGCGCAAGACCATCGTCTTCATCACCCACGACCTGGACGAGGCGCTGCGCATCGGCGACCGCATCGCGCTGCTGCGCGACGGCTCGGTCATCCAGCAGGGCAGCGGCCAGGACATCGTGCTGCACCCGGCCGACGATTACGTGACGAATTTCGTCCAGCACGTCGACCGCGGCAAGGTGGTCCAGGTCGGCTCGGTGATGGAGCCGCTGAACGGGACCACGCCCGAGGCGGCGATCCGCGCCGACGTGACCCTGACCGAGGCGCTGCGCGACATGATGGGGCGCGGCGTGCAGGCGCTGGGGGTCGAGGACGCCCAGGGCCGCCCGGTCGGGCAGCTGACGCTGAAACGCGCGATCTCGGTCTCGGCCGGCGCCTGA
- a CDS encoding GFA family protein, whose translation MDRPRMEITGRCHCGAVGYRAVIDPEAVSICHCTDCQRLTGSAFRLTVRARAQDFTLTGTAPRCYLKHGDSGARRFQYFCGDCGSPIYTTGEGEAAQIVGIRAGTIDQRAQLVPRSQIWGRSRLPWLERLGAIPCRDRE comes from the coding sequence ATGGACAGACCCCGCATGGAGATCACCGGCCGGTGCCATTGCGGCGCGGTCGGCTATCGCGCCGTGATCGACCCCGAGGCGGTGTCGATCTGCCATTGCACCGATTGCCAGCGGCTGACCGGCTCGGCCTTTCGGCTGACGGTTCGGGCCCGGGCGCAGGATTTCACCCTGACCGGGACGGCGCCGCGCTGCTATCTCAAGCACGGCGACAGCGGCGCCAGGCGGTTCCAGTATTTCTGCGGTGACTGCGGCTCGCCGATCTATACCACGGGCGAGGGCGAGGCCGCGCAGATCGTCGGCATCCGCGCCGGCACCATCGACCAGCGCGCGCAGCTGGTGCCGCGATCCCAGATCTGGGGCCGATCCAGGCTGCCCTGGCTGGAGCGGTTGGGCGCCATTCCCTGCCGCGACAGGGAATAG